In Macrobrachium nipponense isolate FS-2020 chromosome 25, ASM1510439v2, whole genome shotgun sequence, one genomic interval encodes:
- the LOC135198951 gene encoding uncharacterized protein LOC135198951 produces MVALAQDVFQLRTLMNYVSPNVYEYIEKCVNYDTAISTLEKLYIKAPNEIFTRHVLATHQQKVGETLDKFLRELRKLGEDCDLKAVSAEQNREELIRNAFINGLASPMIRQRLLENKTLDLQAAYDQAYYSLDLVQRNASFYSHMLPHVGHTAAVVTPDHALIADDHVKSGPTSESCEVTAGNQVLAATLSMKRKCFFCGGPYHIRAVSSSGFHLQ; encoded by the coding sequence ATGGTGGCATTGGCACAAGACGTTTTCCAACTAAGGACACTCATGAACTATGTCAGTCCTAATGTGTATGAATACATTGAGAAGTGTGTGAATTATGATACTGCCATTTCCACTTTGGAAAAGTTATATATTAAGGCACCTAATGAAATATTCACCAGGCATGTACTTGCTACTCACCAACAAAAGGTAGGAGAAACTTTAGATAAGTTTTTGAGAGAATTGCGTAAATTAGGCGAGGACTGTGACTTAAAGGCAGTTAGTGCAGAACAGAACAGAGAAGAGCTGATCAGGAATGCTTTTATAAATGGCCTGGCCTCACCTATGATTCGGCAGCGTCTACTTGAAAATAAAACTCTAGACTTACAGGCAGCTTACGACCAGGCTTACTACTCTTTAGACCTTGTGCAACGTAATGCTAGTTTTTACAGTCACATGCTTCCTCATGTTGGGCATACTGCTGCTGTGGTTACCCCTGATCATGCTCTTATTGCAGATGATCATGTGAAGAGTGGACCAACGTCTGAGAGCTGTGAGGTAACTGCTGGAAATCAAGTGTTAGCAGCTACTCTGTCCATGAAGAGAAAGTGCTTTTTTTGTGGAGGTCCCTATCATATTCGTGCAGTGTCCAGCTCGGGATTCCATTTGCAATAA